The Solanum pennellii chromosome 11, SPENNV200 sequence TCCAATTCAGTGTTTACCCTCAAGAGATCAAGAACAGTTATAAATAGATGGTAAATTTACAACAATCAGAACCCCAATTAACGGATCTAAGAGGATAAAAGTCAATTTATCATCGATTCTACAAGGATAGGAAGATGATAAAGGATTCGAGAACTCACCAGACGAAGAAGAGCACACAGATAGTTGGATCCAGATTCCGAGGAGCTCACACTGACAACTGCGTCTGATAACATGAAAAAGAACAAAGTAACAAACGACGTCGTCACTTACCCGTCAACGTGAGAGGTGGGAACCAAAATaagccacaaaaatataaaagtaagcaaaataagccactattttattttagtaagtaactaaaataagcttagtggaagaaaaagtttcacTATCCAATAATTTAAACGAATTTNGATTCCGAGTAGAAGCACATCTCGTGGAGCAAATTGAGTCCGagcttggagttgtggtgagctgttTGGTTGTttcgtggcccacacctccctctatcttttatttattctgttattagtattcaaacaggatatcccttatgttagatttgtcatttagtttcagacttgcatcgaattttagaagctcttgtacttaagacaccaattcttgggggtgatatattttagcttccgcatttcgtacttataaggaactcaatgttgaagattcttgctaagtgttagtctttttactcatttgttggtttagttgggttaatatgttgggttggcttacctattggatgggaacataggtgccatcacgacttgcaaatttgggtcgtgacattttattacactttataagaagaatatttttcacGGCTTGAAGAAGCTTTTTCAGTGttgtcatataaattatattgatttgatatgtcattaaaacggaaaaaatatttcattatgtatttttattattttattctgaaaaatctatttaaggacGTTTATGCATAGTTGATAGCACCTACAACATAAAATCTTTTATATTTGATCAtttcaatctaaaaaaaatatcttctacacctaaagttaaagtttcaatttattgGGATGGCGAAATTATACATGACGGAAATACCATTTATTATAATTGTCCTCCCAAACACAATGCTAAATATCCAATAAATGTCCAAcatcataaatttatttcatcaatttataaaagaatcGGTATAAACAGTACGATTATAGTTTGATTATAGCCGGAAAATACcctacttcatttttatcacaagGACAAGTAAATTTTAGAGagtgaattatatataatgatgaATCGTTGACCGACTTTTTAAGGGTCTCAAATGACTATATAGATCAAATCAAGTCAACAATACTTGGAATCTATGTTAGGAAGGAGCCTAAGATTAGTCAACAACGTTCTCCTTTATCGGTCGATGTTCATCCCTAATTAGAAAATCATAATAGCATTGATGGATTTCCGATAACTCAATTTACTGATTTTCCTAAAATGACTCATTATCAAAATACTCTTACCGGCcgatatgattttgatttaaacaAAACTATCAATGATAGTGACCGGTAATgctcaattattatatttcaattattgtttgttgattttgtcaattatttattaatttatattatttattattcttcttattatatattttgtagttGTTTACCTCAGCAAGATAGGAATATTGCTCCAAGTTATGagctaaataattattttggtcaGTCTTCACACTTTGAAATGACGGAAAATGTTGGGACATCCTCAAATTTTTATGTCTCGCCTACTTTTGATGCAGATAATTATCGCTATGTCtaacacttatttttttaagtgaatTTTTGATGCAGATGACCATCttcaaagtgttttttttttgaagccatgaaaagaaaaaggagagaaggtgaaggtgaagatGAAAAGGTAACtttttataaagtggaagatttttttccactttataaagtggaataaaaagttccactttataaagtggaagaaaaagttccgttatatattaaaaataatcgTTATGACAGTAACGGAAAACgtttagaaaattgaatatagtggaattttttcttccactaaacttattttagttacttactaaaatagtggcttattttagtaacttttatatttttgtggcttATTTTTGTTCCCAACTCTCAACGTGAATGTATAAGATTCCCCAAAAATGAATGTATAAGATTCCCcaaaaatcaatatcatttGCATTTTGTATATTTCATTGTGCATATATTTaagaatttcttttaaatatttaacttgtCAATATTCACAAATTCAAATATAGTGATTATGATTTTTCATAAAGCATGTATAATCCTCgtaaaaattgacaaaattatAGTCGCAAATAACAATTTTCGTAATACAGGCCAAATGTTTGTTTGTCTTTCTGTATAATTTTcctttcttatttctttttcaagTAAAACACTTCATTGCTCtgcttcaaaatatatttcaaaagtttttaaCACACCACACAACTTCCCAAGAAATTCTATTTATACATGAAATGGAGAATATAGATAGATTAAGAGCTATATCTATATATGATCTTGATTTCTTCGTAAGACTTCATCAATCACAATAGTTGTGTATTTTCACTATAAAAGGTAATAAGAGGACATATATTTGCTTAGTTATTCAAGGAAGAGCAGAGTGAAGAATACAACTATTACATATGAAGTTAACAAGAAGCTTTTCCTCTCTAATTAAACTCGTCATGTATGAGAAAAGCTTATAAAATCACAAAacagaagaaaaggaaaaaggccagaaaaataaacaattagTAAATTTAGGCTCTACATGAAGAGGAAAACCAAAATAACTTTTACAATCAAACAGAGACAGATAAATACAAGAGAAAAAAGATTGAACTAAAAGAGTTTAAGAATATTGAAAAGGCGTCCACTTTAGCTAGCCAAGTGGCTGGGCGAGCTGTTGAACATGGCATGCCACATGTATGCTCTAGAAAGTACCATTTCAAGCTCTGAATGACTCCAGTTATGTGTGGGAAGGTGCTGAAGGAACATAACCATCTCTTGGAAGTCCAGCTTCAGCAGATTATCTGACCACTGCACAATAGACACAACACTCAGAACAGTCTAGTAATTACAGCACCCAAACAGACTTCACTTGAGTATAGGAAATAAATTGGGTATAAGAAAAGGGATGGAGAGTTGATGCTTCCtttcaagaaaattttttataatgcCTATGCAGGAAAATAACACTCACATCTTTTGGGTCAGTGACTGAAAATATATGTAAGGATAACTGTGATCCTTGCTTTACATGGTTAAAAGAACCATGTCATATTTCAAGGGATCTCTATAAATTATAGCAATACATCTGCTCCCTTCAATTCAATTGCTTATTTTACCAATCCATTTAAGACTCATCAAACAAACCTTTCTTTCTACATTAGGGTATAGAGTATGTTTGCATGTGTACGTGTTCCCGTATGTTTTCTGTATATGTAATGCTAGTAAGACTCAATGTCAATATTCATCACATGAATCTCAAGCAGATATTAGAGATATCTTACTGTGAGCAGAAAGCTTGCAGCTATATACACAAGAAAATCTGGCAGTGCATCACCTTCGGCAAGATATGTATCCCATAATCGGGTAACAAGATGGAAAGGGATCTGCAAGAGTAGATGATTAGTTACGGCTTCTAAATAGAGCTTTGAACAATGTGGAATTTCAAAATGACGAAAAACAATTCATAAAGATAAAGGCAGAAAGACACTTAATAAAGATAGACAGAACAGCAGACCTCGCGTATCAAGAGACAATTGAACCAGCGAAAAGCAAACTGGAGGAATTCAAGCCCTTGCTCTTCCATGTGTGTTGACACAGGTTCTAGAAAATGGGGAGGAaccaaatatcaaaattataacaTGTCACCTAATTTTTCAGGAAGAATATATACATAGACAAGGAAATACGAAAAATAAACCGTGTGCTGTCATTTCTTAGTCCCCTACTTTCAATTGCTTGTACTTTCTTAGCTCTAAAACCACAATTCAACCATGGTTAACCTCTTATAATTTGAAAGCAAATAAAGTGTTTACTTATACGTGATGAAATTCACCATTTTATCAGTTTCTTTTGACCTTTTCTAGTAATTGGTCTTCCAGggtcttcttttctttcttccagCATCTCTTTACCATGTCCAAACTTTTATAGTGATCCAAGTTCCAACTATCAGTAGACAATATTTCAACCACCTCCAATAACAAATTATGAAAGACAGAAATACATGTGTAACTCATTGCAACCAAATAAATACAGAGCAATTTTAGCAGGTCCAAAAaactaaatgaaataaatagtaGTTCCAACTGTAAACACCCTCATAATGCTGTCAAATCATCAAGGTATACATACCCTTTCATAAAGTCATAGAAAGTAGAACTTGTTCACAAATTGAAAGACATATAATATGTGAAACTAAAATTTGCTTTACCTTTAAAAGTATTACCCcctttgtttcaatttgtttgtcttagttTCATGGACACGGAgttaaagaaagtaaaaaaacacTTGACTCTTGTGATCTTGAGCTAAcgatttgtataatttatcaaaatgcACTTTAACTgttggtcttaaacatgccatgtGAAATGTGGAGCTAAAAAGAGTTGCCAAATTAGGAAACAGGCTCTCTTTTCTAAAAAGACCAAAAAGTCAATAGAACAAATAgattgaaatggagggagtacaTTGTTTGTCaagaaaatcaataatttttgaCACCATATTTCCAGATTCTCTAGCATTGGGCAGTAGATAGAGACAAAGAAAGAAGTAGAAACCATTAGAGCATTACCATCTATCCGTCTAACCAACTCCTTTAGCTTAAACACGAGCCTCTGGATTCCCGGTTGAGCAAATGTGTAATGGTCTTGCATCCCATCAAGCAGTTTTGATAGACACCAATAACAATCAGCTTCTATACCAGATATTTTCTCAGAAGGTAGATCAGACATCATCCAATTGTCAATACTCCCTTCTACGTGTTCTGACAAGAAAACAACTAAGAACGGTGTTGCAAGATCATTTATTCCCTGCACATATCCACTTGCAGGGTGCCGGATGGCCCTAGAAAGGAAAATGATAGATCACCAGAATATGAGAACATCCAAAACACCAACAGGAGCAATAAGGAAAGGTTAATGAATGCCCATGTGGCCACGCATCTTCAATTCTTTAACTTTTATTTCTACCAGGGTGTGCAGTacctttttttatttggttttgtATTATTTGGATTCAGATTCAGTTATGAAATAATTCAGTCCAATCAAAACTCAAGTTCAGTTTCATTAggtttctattttaatttggtTTTTCTCCGGTTTGGTTTTTGGTTTATTGGATTTGTTACTTTTCTCGAAATTGCTAAAATCATCAAGTTTATTTGGTAATCGGAATGAACAAGGTAGTGTATGTAGCAAATCTTAGTGTGATAGTTGGTGTAGATTTTGATGAAGTGATAGTTGGTGTAGCTGGAATGTATATCAGTAACTATAATGTTAAATGAGATCGTAAACTAATAATCAGGATTCCTTTGATTATTTGGTTTTTCGGTTTAATCCGACAAATGCTCACACCTAATGACTACTACCAATTTCGATTTTTTGACCATTCCAAAAATCCATTACCCATTTGTTTTCTCATCTAGTTCCGCAtcttaattaaagaaataaatgtaATGCTATTTCCTTTCCTCTTCCCTTTGTAAAGACATTCTACAATTCAAGGAGAATGTTACAGCTAATAAATACAGAGAAATAGAAATAGTTTACCATATGTAAAGTATGCGCTCCAGGGATTTCTGAACTTGTGCTTGTTGGAAAAAAGAAACATCAGGCACCGTTCTAGGGCAATCAACAGCAATCTAACAGCACAAGCAAAGTAGTAGTTATATCACTGACAACATTGGGAAATGAGCATAAGGCATAAAAAAGATCACAATCCAAATGCATCGAAAATACCTGCCGAAGCATGTTGATCTCTTCATCTGTTCGCTCAATATCTTGAATGTCATAGTACTGAGCAACACAATCAAGATAATCTAGACGCTTTCTTCTCAGAACTCCCTCCCTTCTATCTGAATTAGGCGGTGCATATCCCTGTTGTCAGctcattatttaaatttcataaaagcaACAACTTATGTCTAATAAAAAAATCTGCAATCCAGTTTCACATGTTCTTTTAACTATGTAACTAAGTCACGTGAAAACAGATTTAATAAAATGGAAGGAAGCAAACTTGTCTACAAGAATacctttttttacttttgagaaTGGTAATAATATCGTAAATGTAGTGCACAACGACTGTGCTAAGTCATATTTACAGATTGCAAAAGGAATCCAAAAGGCATAGTTTCTTTTGAATCCTACCATTACAGGGATTCCATAATGTCTAACATTGAATCGATCATCCTGTTCTAAATCTTCCTTaaaccaaaaatgaaataaaaacagGCATTCATCTTGATTTTCTGTATGGAGATGCGGGTCCCTTCAAAGCATCTATAGTTTCTCCCCTTCCATATAATCCACCACATGCAGCCTGGTATAATCTTCTACCAGTTCTTTTTTTTGTCTAACTAGTCCACCAGGTAAGTTTCAACAAACAAGTAATTCCCCTAGAGTCGTGGGCATAATCCatgataatttcatattaagGAATAGTTGCCAGAGAACTCCAGTTACTTCATAATGTATAAAAAGATGGTTTCTACTTTTAGAATCCAGTCCACATAGATAACACCTTGAACAAAGTTGCACTTCCCTTCTCTTTAAGTTTCTTCTGTAGGCAACCATCTCTAACAATTAACCACACAAAACAACGTAGGGAGGTGTTTTCACTTGCCAAAATACCTTCCAGCTCCATACATGGACTGCTGACCAGCCTAATTGAGATGTGAGCATGTTGATGTCACCATAACAGACCCTTTTTGGAAATAGGTATCATATTACCATAAAACACACCCTTATGCAATTTACAATTTAATCTATCCTCCTCTATTGTTATTTCCTTGAACTTATCCAGAACTTTTAGTACAATAAATCTGAGAAGTTCCCTATTATTGAGTTGTATTGTAAACATCCATCTCCACCCATGCTGGGTTCCCAGTTATCTTCCACTGTGGCTTCAGGAATTAGAGTCTTGACTCTTTATGTCATTGAAATGTCGTCCAACGACACATCCCAAAAACATTTCTAGATTCTAATATTTGAAGTTACATTTACAGAAAAGAACAAGCTATTTATCCAGTTCACATGAAGACAATAAACCgattaaagaaatcaaaaacaaccTCTGGAATTTGAACTAATGGATATCTGCATCACATAGAATGAGGGTATCATCTGCATAGAGTAAATGTGAGACTTCTATGCTATCTCCCACCTTGAAAACTTTGATCCAAGCATTGTAGTTAGCAATATTAAGCATTCTGCTAAACCCTTCCATTACTAAGATAAAGTGGAATGGATAAAAGGGATCACCCTATCAAAGACCTCTTTGAGCTGAAAAAAAACCCTCTAGGGAGGGACTCATAGATGATTACTGAGTATCTCATGGTACTTATGCAAAAAGAAATCCAGTAGATCCATTTCCTTCCAAATCCCATTTTGTTACAAGTGTTAATAAGGAAACCTCAATTCACATGATTGAAAGCTTTTTCAATGTCAAGTTTACAACGAACCCCATTATTCTaatctttttttctaaaattcatCCATTCGTTTGCAATGAGAACAACATCCATAGTTTATCTTCTTCTGATGAAGACCATCAGAGATTTTAGCAACTAGCTGGTCCATGATGCTTTTCAATCTTTCGGTCAACAATTTAGATATGATTTTACAGAAACTTCCCGTCAAGCTAATGGTCCTAAAATCCCTCAATTCAAGTGGCTCATTCTTTTTGGGAATCAAAGCATGTATGT is a genomic window containing:
- the LOC107005138 gene encoding GTPase-activating protein GYP1 encodes the protein MVTMRSDREEDRNATVDSRFNQTLRNVQGLLKGRSFPGKVLITRRSDPLDNSTMRSPDNHGSLRDSETGPSQLADGSFEDELQSRSNLNVSSSASQTKSSMSNSEHTSSEVQKPSIGSRATDSARLMKFTKELSATTVILEKLRELSWNGIPSYLRPNIWRLLLGYAPPNSDRREGVLRRKRLDYLDCVAQYYDIQDIERTDEEINMLRQIAVDCPRTVPDVSFFQQAQVQKSLERILYIWAIRHPASGYVQGINDLATPFLVVFLSEHVEGSIDNWMMSDLPSEKISGIEADCYWCLSKLLDGMQDHYTFAQPGIQRLVFKLKELVRRIDEPVSTHMEEQGLEFLQFAFRWFNCLLIREIPFHLVTRLWDTYLAEGDALPDFLVYIAASFLLTWSDNLLKLDFQEMVMFLQHLPTHNWSHSELEMVLSRAYMWHAMFNSSPSHLAS